In one window of Pseudodesulfovibrio sediminis DNA:
- the nhaB gene encoding sodium/proton antiporter NhaB, translated as MAQTLTQAFGKNFLGNAPNWYKMSILGFLVLNPILMFTVGPFIAGWVLIGEFIFTLAMALKCYPLPAGGLLAIEAVLLGLTTPHTVYHEAANNFPVILLLIFMVAGIYFMKDFLQFTFTRILTKVHSKIAISLMFSFAGAFLSAFLDALTVTAVIIAVAYGFYNVYHRYASGMTMSGDHDLSSDHTVKETARQELQEFRAFLRNLMMHGAVGTALGGVCTIVGEPQNLLIGHEMGWHFIPFFLNVAPVSMPVLATGLLTCIVVEKFHLFGYGALMPGNIRSHLLETAIKEEEKRGMTGKAKLVIQALIGIWLIISLALHLAEVGIIGLSVIVLLTAFNGFIDEHQLGPAFEEALPFTALLVVFFAIVGVIHDQHLFKPVMDYVLALHGHTQLAAYYIANGVLSMISDNVFVATVYISETKMHFTHLLGTFPGVADGAALMERLTDPVIARADTIATLPADIQDKVTATMIHFDKLAVAINTGTNIPSVATPNGQAAFLFLLTSALAPVIRLSYGRMVVLALPYTITMSLVGLAATYYFM; from the coding sequence ATGGCCCAAACATTGACACAGGCCTTTGGTAAAAACTTTCTCGGCAACGCGCCGAACTGGTACAAAATGTCCATTCTTGGATTTCTTGTACTCAACCCCATCCTGATGTTCACCGTCGGCCCCTTTATTGCGGGCTGGGTGCTCATCGGCGAGTTCATCTTCACACTGGCAATGGCACTCAAATGCTATCCGTTGCCCGCAGGAGGGCTACTTGCCATCGAGGCGGTCCTACTTGGCCTGACGACCCCGCACACGGTCTACCATGAAGCGGCAAACAACTTCCCGGTCATCCTGTTGTTGATCTTCATGGTTGCAGGCATCTACTTCATGAAGGATTTTCTGCAGTTCACCTTCACCCGCATCCTGACCAAGGTGCACTCCAAAATCGCTATCTCCCTGATGTTCAGCTTTGCAGGCGCATTTCTGTCTGCATTCCTTGACGCATTGACCGTCACAGCAGTCATTATCGCGGTAGCTTACGGGTTTTACAACGTCTACCACCGCTACGCCTCGGGCATGACCATGAGTGGAGACCACGATCTCAGCTCCGACCACACAGTAAAGGAAACAGCGCGACAGGAACTGCAGGAGTTCCGGGCTTTCCTGCGCAACCTCATGATGCACGGCGCTGTCGGCACCGCGCTGGGTGGCGTCTGTACCATCGTGGGCGAACCCCAGAACCTGCTCATCGGTCATGAAATGGGCTGGCACTTTATTCCATTTTTCCTCAACGTTGCCCCTGTCTCCATGCCCGTGCTTGCCACCGGTCTGCTGACCTGCATCGTTGTCGAAAAGTTTCATCTTTTTGGTTATGGCGCGCTCATGCCCGGCAACATCCGCTCGCATCTGCTGGAAACCGCCATCAAAGAAGAAGAAAAACGCGGAATGACCGGCAAGGCCAAGCTCGTTATCCAGGCTCTTATCGGTATATGGCTGATTATTTCCCTCGCATTGCATCTGGCAGAAGTCGGTATCATCGGCCTATCCGTTATTGTACTGCTTACGGCCTTCAACGGCTTCATCGACGAACACCAACTCGGCCCCGCGTTTGAAGAGGCGCTCCCCTTCACCGCACTGCTCGTCGTCTTCTTCGCCATTGTCGGCGTCATTCACGACCAGCACCTGTTCAAGCCGGTCATGGACTATGTCCTGGCACTGCATGGACACACCCAGCTCGCCGCTTACTATATTGCAAACGGTGTACTCTCAATGATCTCGGATAACGTCTTCGTGGCAACCGTGTATATCTCGGAAACCAAGATGCACTTTACCCACCTGCTCGGGACTTTCCCCGGAGTCGCTGATGGCGCAGCCCTCATGGAACGCCTCACCGATCCTGTCATCGCCCGTGCGGACACCATTGCGACCCTGCCCGCAGATATTCAGGACAAGGTCACAGCAACCATGATCCACTTTGACAAGCTGGCTGTCGCCATCAACACGGGTACCAACATCCCGTCCGTGGCAACTCCCAACGGTCAGGCGGCCTTCCTGTTCCTGCTGACCTCGGCCCTTGCCCCGGTCATCAGGCTCTCCTATGGTCGCATGGTGGTGTTGGCCCTGCCCTACACCATCACCATGTCGCTGGTGGGACTCGCCGCCACCTATTACTTCATGTAA
- a CDS encoding dinitrogenase iron-molybdenum cofactor biosynthesis protein encodes MEKILIPILDNNIAPRFDLSADVLIVSISLETSTTGKIKEKVMLLDNPSAESMYRLIMSENIQTIICAGIEKEIYDFLKRKGFGIIDNICGPVDAVIDAYIIGNIDSNQSFY; translated from the coding sequence ATGGAAAAGATCCTCATTCCCATTCTGGACAACAATATTGCACCGCGTTTTGACCTCTCCGCCGATGTGCTTATTGTCTCAATCTCACTTGAAACAAGCACCACGGGCAAGATCAAAGAAAAAGTCATGCTTTTGGACAACCCCTCAGCGGAATCCATGTATCGTCTGATCATGTCTGAAAATATCCAAACCATAATCTGTGCGGGAATCGAAAAGGAAATCTATGATTTCCTTAAGAGAAAAGGCTTTGGAATCATTGATAATATATGCGGTCCAGTCGATGCCGTCATCGACGCATATATCATAGGAAACATCGATTCAAATCAGAGCTTTTATTAG
- a CDS encoding hybrid sensor histidine kinase/response regulator, with amino-acid sequence MRNTKYILIILTIICLLPALAKAEKPKKNVLYLNSYHQGYRWSDSILEGIRSVLDTSEFKIDLQIEYMDAKKYNYVDVTGMLVRLYKEKFIHEKFDVILVSDNDAFTFASQYRDQLFPDVPLVFCGVNDLEKRELKQGNVTGIVEVFDLLQTLDVALNMYPDKKRMVVVGDSSTAGAAIKRQVEAIMPFFADKLKAQYWTDMSLLTVLDKVESLPEDTFLFFIPYYQVLDGRFFTAEEVVQAIYERTNVPIYTAWDFLLGHGAVGGRLLSGYQHGRQAAELVLKILKGAKPDDIPVVMKPTGDYLFDYKVMQRLGLDEDLLPENSRIINAPKAFYELPKELFWTIIISFALLFLVMVFLLLAMSERRKVERKIKDQLAFQETLMDTVPQLVSWKDANGRYLGTNRAFAEFFGFQHSDDVVKKSSGEVMRDPDYVKWSIDADQAVLHARNAFRKVRRKLMNARGEPAWIEINKVPISDQAGNVVGVLSTAENITKERNLEKQLLQSQKMEAIGTLAGGIAHDFNNILTSIINSTELAVSDVEPNSVTSKDLRRVLKAARRGGRVVKQILAFSRPSTEGFRPTDMGSVISEVLGLMESSMPGNIAVKSSIADTLSPVFADPTQIHQVAMNLCTNAFHALRSTGGTIEVRVDQFELTGSDADMLGLPEGEYVRMVIEDNGPGIPPEIIDKIFDPFFSTKDKTEGTGLGLAVVHGIIHGHKGGLQVSPRPGGGTTFAIYLPKGDEAHQDQPHSDGIRSATGVRILFVEDDEDQLHTTPRLLETMGCIVTATAEPGEAAILVENKPHNFDLVITDYDMPGVSGTQLASRLARIDEDLPIILVSGREDAATAAIGLPNIRRVIIKPYDKNNLSDAINSVLNKE; translated from the coding sequence ATGCGCAACACAAAATATATACTGATAATTCTGACTATTATCTGCCTGCTGCCAGCGCTGGCAAAAGCGGAAAAGCCCAAAAAAAACGTGCTCTACCTGAATTCCTATCACCAGGGCTACCGATGGTCGGACTCCATCCTCGAAGGCATACGATCCGTATTGGATACCAGCGAATTCAAGATCGACCTTCAAATAGAGTACATGGATGCCAAGAAATACAACTACGTGGACGTTACCGGCATGCTGGTACGGCTATACAAAGAGAAATTCATTCATGAAAAGTTTGATGTCATTCTTGTTTCAGACAACGACGCCTTCACATTCGCCAGCCAGTACAGAGACCAACTTTTCCCCGATGTTCCCCTTGTCTTCTGCGGCGTGAACGATCTGGAAAAAAGAGAATTGAAACAAGGGAATGTAACCGGTATCGTCGAAGTATTCGACCTCTTGCAAACACTGGATGTCGCCCTCAACATGTATCCGGACAAAAAACGCATGGTTGTTGTGGGTGATTCATCGACAGCCGGTGCCGCCATCAAGCGACAGGTGGAGGCGATCATGCCGTTCTTCGCGGACAAACTGAAGGCCCAATACTGGACCGACATGTCGCTCCTTACGGTTCTGGACAAGGTCGAATCCCTTCCAGAAGACACCTTTCTCTTCTTTATTCCATATTATCAAGTCCTTGATGGACGTTTCTTCACGGCTGAAGAAGTGGTTCAGGCCATTTATGAAAGGACCAATGTCCCCATCTACACCGCATGGGATTTTCTGCTGGGCCATGGAGCCGTGGGTGGCCGTCTGCTCTCCGGCTACCAACACGGCAGGCAGGCGGCCGAGCTGGTTCTGAAAATTCTGAAGGGAGCGAAACCGGATGATATCCCCGTGGTCATGAAGCCTACAGGTGATTACCTCTTTGACTACAAGGTCATGCAACGCCTTGGCCTGGATGAAGACCTGCTCCCGGAAAACAGCCGTATCATCAACGCCCCCAAGGCATTCTACGAATTACCCAAAGAGCTCTTCTGGACTATCATCATCAGTTTTGCCCTGCTCTTTCTGGTCATGGTTTTCCTGTTGTTGGCCATGAGTGAACGACGCAAGGTCGAGCGCAAGATCAAGGATCAGCTCGCCTTTCAGGAAACGCTCATGGACACGGTCCCGCAGCTTGTCTCATGGAAGGACGCCAACGGACGCTATCTCGGCACCAACCGCGCCTTTGCCGAATTTTTCGGCTTCCAACACAGCGACGACGTGGTCAAAAAATCCTCCGGTGAGGTCATGCGCGATCCAGACTATGTAAAATGGTCAATAGACGCAGACCAGGCAGTGCTCCACGCACGCAACGCCTTCCGCAAGGTACGGCGCAAACTCATGAATGCCAGAGGAGAACCGGCCTGGATCGAGATCAACAAGGTGCCCATTTCAGATCAGGCCGGGAACGTTGTGGGCGTGCTGAGTACAGCTGAAAACATCACCAAGGAACGCAACCTTGAGAAACAGCTTCTCCAATCGCAAAAGATGGAAGCCATTGGCACACTTGCTGGAGGTATAGCTCATGATTTCAACAATATATTAACATCCATCATCAACTCGACAGAACTGGCTGTTAGTGATGTAGAGCCCAATTCCGTCACCAGTAAAGACCTCAGGCGGGTACTCAAGGCTGCGCGTCGTGGAGGACGTGTGGTCAAGCAGATCCTGGCTTTCAGCCGCCCTTCCACAGAAGGGTTCCGCCCCACAGATATGGGCAGCGTCATCTCGGAGGTCCTCGGCCTCATGGAATCGTCCATGCCCGGCAACATCGCGGTCAAATCAAGCATTGCCGACACCCTGTCTCCGGTCTTTGCCGATCCCACGCAAATCCATCAGGTGGCCATGAACCTGTGCACCAACGCATTCCACGCCCTACGGAGCACAGGCGGCACCATCGAGGTGCGTGTGGATCAATTCGAGCTGACCGGCTCGGATGCTGACATGCTCGGCCTCCCGGAAGGAGAGTATGTCCGTATGGTGATTGAAGATAATGGCCCTGGAATTCCTCCTGAAATCATTGACAAAATATTTGATCCATTCTTTTCCACCAAAGACAAGACAGAAGGAACCGGCCTCGGACTGGCCGTTGTTCACGGCATAATCCACGGCCATAAAGGCGGTCTGCAGGTCTCCCCCCGACCGGGCGGAGGAACAACCTTTGCCATCTATCTGCCCAAAGGAGATGAGGCGCATCAGGATCAACCGCACTCGGACGGCATACGCTCTGCCACGGGCGTCCGCATCCTCTTTGTCGAAGATGACGAAGACCAACTGCACACAACGCCGAGGCTCCTCGAAACCATGGGGTGCATCGTCACGGCCACGGCTGAACCGGGCGAGGCCGCCATATTGGTCGAAAACAAACCTCACAACTTTGATCTGGTCATTACGGACTATGACATGCCCGGTGTCAGCGGCACGCAACTGGCCTCACGTTTGGCCAGAATAGACGAAGATCTGCCCATTATCCTTGTTTCCGGGCGTGAAGATGCCGCAACTGCCGCAATAGGGTTGCCGAACATCCGTCGCGTGATTATCAAACCATATGACAAGAACAATTTGTCAGATGCCATCAACTCCGTGTTGAACAAAGAATAA
- a CDS encoding sigma-54 interaction domain-containing protein, whose protein sequence is MPLLDSPYLLQAMTGQDTLAPLLDALPLGIALMDPSGKLLGVNKTYESLTGVDGEQVIGLDCLHALRCDYCMKNCPVRVGWKEYRTRSVEANIINRSREKFIIKLTISPLLDASGTLKGIVETLTPVGGHAFDKVASTVFGLGEMVGRSPQVRKIFSRTPSIAQTDSPVLVTGETGTGKDMLAEEIHNESDRDGPFVKVNSGALPNELLESELFGHEKNAFPGADMAKPGRLRMAHGGTLFIAEVGDLPMSTQTKLLSYMDAHMVYPLGSAKGVRTDVRIMAASHRDLEEMVRNKLFRQDLLYRLNVIRLHLPPLRERGEDILLLQDHFLKMFQARFGKRVDRFSKNVDKLLRSYPFPGNIRELKNLIEYAVNFCDTQVIRMRHLPGYMLRSPASSANQPPQNAPERKQEAVRSGPPERWEDVQRKMILDALVKTGGKKQLAAEHLGWGRSTLWRKMKHFGIE, encoded by the coding sequence ATGCCCCTACTCGACTCACCATATCTCCTGCAAGCCATGACCGGCCAGGACACCCTCGCTCCCCTGCTGGATGCCCTGCCGCTGGGCATTGCTCTCATGGACCCGAGCGGTAAACTCCTGGGAGTCAACAAGACCTATGAGTCACTGACCGGTGTGGATGGAGAGCAGGTCATCGGCCTGGACTGCCTGCATGCCCTGCGCTGTGATTATTGCATGAAGAACTGCCCGGTGCGCGTGGGATGGAAAGAATACCGCACCAGAAGCGTTGAAGCGAACATCATCAATCGCTCACGAGAAAAATTCATCATCAAGCTCACCATCTCTCCACTGCTCGACGCTTCCGGCACGTTGAAGGGCATTGTCGAAACCCTCACCCCTGTCGGCGGGCATGCTTTTGATAAAGTCGCGAGCACCGTCTTCGGCCTTGGTGAGATGGTTGGCAGAAGCCCGCAGGTTCGCAAGATTTTTTCCAGAACGCCATCCATTGCGCAAACAGACTCCCCTGTTCTTGTCACCGGTGAGACCGGCACAGGCAAGGACATGCTGGCAGAAGAGATTCATAACGAATCAGACCGTGACGGCCCGTTCGTCAAGGTCAACAGCGGAGCCCTGCCAAACGAACTGCTGGAATCAGAGCTCTTCGGGCATGAAAAAAACGCCTTTCCTGGTGCCGACATGGCCAAGCCGGGACGGCTGCGCATGGCCCACGGCGGAACCCTGTTCATAGCCGAAGTAGGTGACCTGCCCATGTCCACGCAGACCAAGCTGCTCTCCTACATGGACGCGCATATGGTCTACCCGTTGGGGTCTGCAAAAGGGGTGCGGACCGATGTCCGCATCATGGCCGCCAGTCATAGGGATCTCGAAGAGATGGTCCGCAACAAGCTGTTTCGCCAGGATCTCCTCTATCGTCTCAATGTCATCCGGCTCCACCTGCCCCCATTGCGCGAACGAGGCGAAGACATCCTCCTGCTTCAGGACCACTTTCTCAAGATGTTCCAGGCCCGGTTTGGTAAACGCGTGGACAGGTTCTCAAAAAACGTGGACAAACTGCTGCGCTCCTATCCTTTCCCGGGGAATATCCGCGAACTCAAGAACCTTATCGAATACGCGGTCAACTTCTGTGACACCCAGGTCATCCGTATGCGCCACCTTCCCGGCTACATGCTGCGCAGCCCTGCCTCCTCAGCCAATCAGCCTCCCCAAAATGCACCGGAGCGCAAACAGGAAGCCGTCCGTAGCGGCCCGCCTGAACGATGGGAGGACGTCCAGCGCAAGATGATCCTGGATGCGCTGGTCAAAACCGGCGGGAAAAAACAACTCGCCGCCGAACATCTGGGCTGGGGGCGAAGCACTCTGTGGCGCAAGATGAAACACTTCGGCATTGAATAA
- a CDS encoding Dabb family protein: protein MIRHIVMWTLKEEVDGVSAKDNAAKMKEILEALNGRIEGLKHLEVSYNIVASDPECHIVLCSDHDDVDALNFYQDHPEHQACVAFVKTVASSRKVLDYAV from the coding sequence ATGATTCGTCATATTGTGATGTGGACTTTGAAGGAAGAAGTTGACGGTGTCTCTGCAAAAGATAACGCAGCCAAAATGAAAGAAATACTGGAAGCCTTGAATGGCCGTATTGAAGGCCTCAAGCATCTTGAAGTGAGCTACAATATCGTTGCCTCCGACCCTGAATGCCATATTGTTTTGTGTTCCGATCATGATGATGTCGATGCGCTGAATTTTTACCAGGACCACCCTGAACATCAGGCATGTGTGGCCTTTGTGAAGACCGTTGCGTCCAGTCGTAAGGTTCTGGATTACGCTGTCTAA
- a CDS encoding transferase — protein sequence MEKLEALFDHIASRVNVNLSPMGVDVRSLLKNAIPRERHLLYYAFYALTEDHPISFQFSNSNLAGTYLLGKTLVDRSVLYKANIRGDELKRKGDIVEFNGVKTMLFYDEVIRIINSFLVKTLVHNHSKNPEVPEVFRILNTVAMHYSNIHGTTTEGVYLGAFSTADLSVMHNCIIGDFAYVQAGDLSRVTIEPGRVWVKANGLFEFNYIYPKGVVEKYVKLDDNGQLSGVFIDYVDEFKEDFIPIYSTATPELDIEVPESSYVSPYAVIKGDCEIGENTLIVQRAHVENSVIGRGANAQENCYIKNSIYEGNNVTAHGGKVIWTHNGKNVFVGFNSFVHGTKENQITIGRDSIIMPHTIIDAEEPIKIPVNSIVWGYVTKQEDLETQSMSLCDFAKSTGFTLGNATFTGDGKAFVEAFRHRISHIREENGSDYDGTDETRGHAQKTQDACFNILQPFQSGPEAGMYPTMTIGD from the coding sequence ATGGAAAAACTCGAAGCTCTCTTTGATCACATCGCGTCCCGAGTCAACGTGAACTTAAGCCCAATGGGTGTTGACGTTCGTTCCCTGCTCAAAAACGCCATCCCGCGTGAACGCCATTTGCTCTATTATGCATTCTATGCATTGACCGAGGACCATCCCATCAGCTTTCAATTTTCCAACTCCAACCTGGCCGGAACCTACCTTCTGGGTAAAACCCTGGTAGACCGCTCCGTACTCTACAAAGCGAATATTCGTGGGGATGAACTCAAGCGCAAAGGCGATATCGTAGAATTCAACGGCGTCAAAACAATGCTTTTCTACGACGAGGTCATCCGCATCATCAACTCTTTCCTGGTCAAGACACTGGTCCACAACCACTCCAAAAACCCGGAGGTGCCCGAGGTCTTCCGCATTCTGAATACCGTTGCCATGCACTACTCCAACATTCATGGCACCACGACAGAAGGCGTATATCTCGGAGCATTTTCTACTGCTGACCTGTCTGTCATGCACAACTGTATCATTGGCGATTTCGCATATGTCCAAGCTGGCGACCTTTCCCGTGTAACCATTGAACCGGGCAGAGTCTGGGTCAAAGCAAACGGTCTGTTTGAATTCAACTACATCTACCCCAAGGGCGTTGTAGAAAAATATGTCAAGCTGGACGACAATGGACAGCTCTCCGGCGTATTCATTGATTACGTCGATGAATTCAAGGAAGACTTCATTCCGATTTATTCAACAGCCACCCCGGAATTGGATATTGAAGTCCCTGAATCCTCCTATGTTTCCCCATACGCGGTCATCAAGGGGGATTGTGAAATCGGTGAAAACACACTCATCGTACAACGCGCTCATGTGGAGAACTCCGTTATCGGCCGTGGTGCCAATGCGCAGGAAAACTGCTACATTAAAAATTCCATATATGAAGGAAACAATGTCACCGCCCATGGAGGCAAAGTCATTTGGACACACAACGGCAAAAACGTGTTCGTGGGTTTCAACTCCTTTGTTCACGGCACCAAGGAGAATCAGATAACTATCGGTCGAGATTCCATCATCATGCCACATACTATAATTGACGCAGAAGAACCTATCAAGATACCAGTAAATTCTATAGTCTGGGGCTATGTGACCAAGCAAGAAGACCTGGAAACACAAAGCATGAGCCTTTGCGACTTTGCCAAATCCACAGGGTTTACTCTGGGCAACGCCACATTCACTGGCGACGGCAAGGCTTTTGTTGAGGCATTCAGGCATCGTATCAGCCACATCCGCGAGGAAAACGGATCTGATTACGATGGAACGGATGAAACCCGCGGCCACGCCCAGAAGACTCAGGACGCATGCTTCAACATCCTCCAGCCTTTCCAGTCTGGCCCGGAAGCAGGCATGTATCCGACAATGACCATCGGTGACTAG
- a CDS encoding CBS domain-containing protein — protein sequence MKVKNLMTPVSDYQTLPMDARLSDVATVLKESKHRDIIIVDENGAFAGVVTMSGIIMALEPNYRKLNQRDMDSDILSNRFVADQFKEFNLWTDSLATLCDKGQNIPVVEAMIVPDEDHYINIEEKLEHGVHMYIIGTPQPLVVRDNGTIVGILRMADVFDELVSRMAACASN from the coding sequence ATGAAAGTAAAAAACTTGATGACACCGGTGAGCGATTATCAAACGCTTCCCATGGATGCCCGTTTAAGTGATGTCGCCACAGTGCTTAAAGAAAGCAAACATCGTGACATCATCATCGTGGATGAAAACGGCGCATTCGCAGGCGTTGTAACCATGTCTGGCATCATCATGGCCCTGGAGCCGAATTACAGAAAGTTGAACCAACGCGACATGGACTCCGACATATTATCCAACAGATTTGTGGCGGATCAATTCAAAGAATTCAATCTGTGGACCGACAGCCTCGCCACGTTGTGCGATAAAGGCCAGAATATCCCAGTTGTGGAAGCAATGATAGTTCCCGACGAAGACCATTACATCAATATTGAAGAAAAGCTTGAGCACGGTGTGCACATGTATATCATCGGCACTCCCCAGCCCCTGGTGGTCCGTGACAACGGAACAATCGTGGGCATTTTGCGAATGGCCGATGTTTTCGATGAACTCGTGAGTCGTATGGCAGCCTGCGCTTCCAACTAG
- a CDS encoding SLC13 family permease has product METAHTVEPAFDWKRLVFMLLGVALFGIVYFSPAWPDAIDPMGEHFPLNMEAKGAIAVFLLAGTWWVFEVVPIGITSLMIGILQVMFLIRPAKVAFKDFMDPSVLFIFASIMIGLVFTKTGLTKRLAYKMLDVVGERTSMIYLGVFVVTAALTHIMAHTAVAATIYPLLLAIYALYGEGNKPTKFGKGLFIGMAYVAGAGSIVTLLGAARGAVALGFYKEIVNVDVGFFELSYYMFPIGWAMVFLLWGFFMVVCKPEKDRIPGLREKARELNAKMGGLTRDEILAAVIVGGVIIIMSARAFVPALKAVDKTAIILCSSVLFFVCKILDLKDLEDIPWNIILLFAGAMSIGFCLWETGAAKWMAVNWLVMFQDANWFIFVMSIAFFVMMMTNFIMNVAAIAISLPVALVIAPYLGVAPEVILYASLVVAGMPFLLLVGAAPNAIAYDSGQFTTGEFFGWGIPASVLLMAVVGLAVLVIWPIMGMPITLPAGG; this is encoded by the coding sequence ATGGAAACTGCACATACTGTTGAACCCGCATTTGACTGGAAACGCCTTGTGTTCATGCTCCTGGGCGTGGCTTTATTCGGCATAGTCTATTTCTCGCCGGCCTGGCCGGATGCCATTGACCCCATGGGTGAACATTTCCCTCTCAACATGGAAGCCAAGGGCGCAATCGCCGTCTTCCTGTTGGCTGGTACATGGTGGGTGTTTGAAGTCGTGCCCATCGGCATCACTTCTCTGATGATCGGCATACTCCAGGTCATGTTCCTGATCCGACCTGCGAAGGTGGCTTTCAAGGACTTCATGGACCCGTCCGTCCTCTTTATCTTCGCGTCCATCATGATCGGACTTGTTTTCACAAAGACCGGACTCACGAAACGACTCGCCTACAAGATGCTCGACGTCGTCGGCGAACGGACCTCTATGATTTATCTGGGTGTATTCGTGGTTACCGCGGCACTCACTCATATCATGGCCCACACCGCTGTTGCCGCGACCATCTACCCGCTGCTGCTCGCCATTTACGCTCTGTACGGCGAAGGCAACAAGCCCACAAAGTTTGGTAAAGGATTGTTCATCGGCATGGCTTATGTGGCTGGAGCAGGCTCCATCGTCACCCTGCTCGGAGCAGCTCGAGGCGCTGTTGCACTCGGATTTTATAAAGAAATCGTCAATGTTGATGTCGGTTTTTTCGAGTTGAGTTACTATATGTTCCCCATTGGTTGGGCCATGGTTTTTCTCCTTTGGGGGTTCTTCATGGTCGTGTGCAAGCCTGAAAAGGACCGCATCCCCGGCCTGAGAGAAAAGGCCCGTGAACTTAACGCAAAAATGGGTGGACTGACCAGAGACGAAATCCTTGCAGCCGTAATTGTGGGTGGTGTCATTATCATCATGTCCGCACGCGCTTTCGTCCCTGCGCTCAAAGCCGTAGATAAGACCGCCATCATCCTGTGTTCCTCGGTTCTCTTCTTTGTCTGCAAGATCCTTGATCTCAAAGACCTTGAAGATATCCCCTGGAACATCATTCTGCTGTTTGCAGGCGCCATGTCCATCGGCTTCTGTCTGTGGGAAACAGGCGCAGCCAAATGGATGGCCGTCAACTGGCTGGTCATGTTCCAGGATGCGAACTGGTTCATCTTTGTCATGTCCATCGCCTTCTTTGTAATGATGATGACCAACTTCATCATGAACGTTGCGGCTATCGCCATATCACTACCGGTAGCGCTCGTCATCGCTCCCTATCTCGGCGTGGCTCCCGAGGTCATTCTCTACGCATCTCTGGTGGTTGCCGGTATGCCCTTCCTGCTCCTTGTTGGCGCGGCTCCCAACGCCATCGCCTACGACTCCGGGCAGTTTACCACTGGCGAGTTCTTTGGCTGGGGTATCCCGGCCTCCGTCCTGCTTATGGCTGTGGTCGGTCTTGCCGTCCTCGTCATCTGGCCAATCATGGGCATGCCCATAACCTTGCCGGCAGGCGGCTAA